In the genome of Candidatus Electrothrix rattekaaiensis, the window TTGTTGTAGGCGAAGAGCACCGTTTCCTGACCCGAACCCAAGTCGAAGAACTGAACCTGTTTCCGCAATATCAGCTCCTCCTTGAACCCTTAGGCAAAGACACTGCCCCGGCAGTCTGCGGTGCAGCTCTGTTTGCACAAAAACACCACGAAAAAGACATCCTTTTGCTCGTTTTGCCGGCAGACCATCTTATTGCCCGTCCAGACGATTTTATCAAGGCTGTGACCCAAGCAAAAAAACTTGCCAAACAAGGCAAGCTGGCCACCTTTGGTATTGTGCCGGATCGTCCCGAAACCGGATACGGCTATATCCGCAGAGGGGAAAAACACGCGGTGCAATCCTTTGTGGAAAAGCCAGACCTAGCAACAGCGGAACAGTACCTTGCCGACAGCAGCTATTTCTGGAACAGCGGTATGTTTGCCTTCCCGGTAGACTTGCTCCTTGCTGAACTGGAAGAGCATACCCCTGATATTGTAACCTGCATGAAAAAGGCGGTTAAAAAAGGGACTCCTGACGGTGTGTTTTTCCGCTTTGATCCAAAGGCCATGCAGCAAAGTCCAGCTGACTCTATTGATTATGCCCTGATGGAAAAAACAAGCCAAGCAGTTGTGGTTGAGGCTGATTTTGGATGGAACGATATCGGCTCCTGGAGTGCGCTTTGGGAAATCACAGGGAAAGACCCGAAAGGGAATGTGGTCAGCGGCGATGTATTGCTTGAAGACGTTGAAAACTGCCTTATCCGTTCCGAAGATACCTTGGTGGCTGCGGTCGGTTTACGAAACACCTTGGTGGTGGAGACCTCGGATGCTGTCCTGATCGCCCCTCTGGATCGCGCTCAAGATGTGAAAAGAATTGTCAATAAACTCAAGAAAAGCGGGCGGACAGAATTTCACAGCCATCGAACTGTCTATCGCCCTTGGGGCAGTTATACCACCCTGGAAATCCATGATCGTTTCCAGATCAAAAGGATCACCGTGACCCCAGGTGCCCGCCTTTCTTCTCAGATGCACCATCATCGCCACGAGCATTGGGTGGTGGTCCGAGGAACTGCTCGGGTGGAAAACGGCGAACAGGACATTCTTCTTCGAGAAGATGAATCAACCTATATCCCGCTGGGAACCACCCACCGGTTGGAAAATCCCGGTGTGATTCCTTTGGAGCTGATTGAGATTCAGATCGGAAGCTATCTTGGAGAAGACGATATTGTTCGTTTTGATGACGAGTATGGTCGGAATGCCTAAGCTTTGACTTTACCCCCACAGCACCTATATCATTAACATGAAAAAAGGAACACACCCCTACACGGTCGGCGTTGCCATGAGTGGCGGCGTTGACTCCACGGTTGCCGCTGCAATGCTGCTTGAACAGGGTTTTTCCGTACATGGTTTCTTCATGCAGCTGCCCTTGCCGGGTATTGAGGAACAGATCCATAAAGTACAGAAGGTCGCTGATCGTCTCAATATCCCCTTGCATTTAGTGGACATGGAGAAAGATTTCAGGGAAAGGGTCATTGCTTATTTCACAGATTCTTATCGCCAAGGCCAGACCCCGAACCCCTGTGTCGTTTGTAACCGAGAAATTAAATTCGGCCTGCTCACCGAAGCTATGCTTGCCCAAGGCATGGATAAGACCGCCACTGGCCATTATGCGGGAATACGTCAGGTCAACGACATAAGCGACATAAACGGTGCCGCCCTTCTCCGGCGGGGCAAAGACCCGAAAAAGGATCAATCCTACTTTCTTTGTCGCCTTTCTTCACAACAGCTTCAACGCACTCTTTTCCCTTTGGCTGATCATTGTAAAAAAGATATTTTTCTCCGAGCTCAGGCCTTGGGATTTACCCACTTTGGTGGAGATGAAAGTCAGGATGTCTGTTTTCTTGTTCACCAGGATTTGGCAACCTTCCTTGCTCAACAAGGGCTAAAGAGTACGAGAGGAGAGATTGTCACGGAAGACGGCAGAGTGCTGGGCAGCCACCAAGGAATCTGGCAATACACTGTGGGGCAACGCCGGGGTTTAGGTATACCCGATGCAACGCCTTGGTATGTGGTCGGACTGGATGCGAAGAACAACCGAGTCATTATCGGAAAAAATGACGCGCTCTTTCAACGGGAACTTGTCCTTTCTGCAATGCAATGGCAGCTGGAGCCACCAGCTTCCTGGAAGGGCAAGGTACAGCTTCGTTCACGCCATCGGGCCGCTGAAGCAGAGGTCTGTCCTGCGGAAAATGAAAATTGGCAGGTTCGATTTCGAGAGCCGCAACGAGCTGTGACTCCAGGACAATTTGCTGTCCTGTATCAGGAGGACATGGTCATCGGCTCAGGAATAATACTGTCATAATATCAAAGAGCACGGGTACACATCCGCAACGTTTCGGCAACGCGCAATGAGCAGAAAATCCCCTTTATACGGTAAGGTGCCGCTGTCACAGCCCTGCCTCAACACCTGACCTGGTCACCATTATGGACTGCCTCCAACTCTTAGGTTTTCTCGCAGCATTCTTAATGTTCTCAACTTTTTATATGAAAAATATGATTCCGTTGAGAATTATCGGTATGGCAAGCAACGCGACATTTATCATTTATGCGGTCAATGCCGAGGTCTGGCCTTTATTGGTCCTGCATACTGTTCTGCTGCCCATGAATTTTTTCCGTTTGATTCAGATGCGGAAGCTGATAGAACAAGTCCGATCAGCTTCAGAGGATAACATGTCCTTTGAGTTCATGATTCCGCACATGCACAAAGAAACATTCAATAAAGACGAGGTTGTTTTTCGTCGCGGTGATATGGCTGATAAAATTTACCTGCTCAAATCAGGAATCCTGACCGTTGATGAGCTGGATATCGCTATCAAGCCGGGGGAGATCTTCGGCGAGATGGGGGTTTTTGCCAGTGAGCCGATTCGAGGAGCTACCCTTAGGTGCGGGAGCGAGGTTGAACTCCTCTCTATGACGGATACGCAGATCAAGCAGCTCTATTATCAAAATCCCCAATTCGGTTTTTACCTGATCCAGTTACTGCTGAAGCGTTTTTCACAAAACGAGGGACATGGAGAAGAAAATAATATCGACGCTATCCCGCCTGAAGAACTGATGATTTAATCTCTTGGCCTTTCGCGGGAGATCTTTTTAGGCGGGGGATTGCTGTCAGGCAACTGAACAGCGGTGAAGGCGATATTTCCCGCATACATGGGCTAACAGTAGGCTTTCTTCTCTCTTTTGCCTCCCTGCTTGCCGATATAAATCGGGTAATCAGGTATTTACGCTCGCTTCCGAGGGATCTGCTTCTTAAAAAAAGAGCGAAAATTCAATTCGTTAAACAGAATCAAAGTCTTATCTTCTCGGCAACTCTTTGCAAAATCAATCTCAGATTACATCCTGAAGTCAATTGACATTCACCCTCATACGAGAGCAAGAAGGGAATAATAGGAAGAGTTACCTTGAGCTTGTTAGATACATTTACTTTTGGATCATCGACAATAGATGGGAGTGATTGCAGTATGTTCGCCGCCACATGTTCAGCGGGTAGATTATTTCGCAACGTAGAAACGGCTTGCAATAATTCAGCAACATCATTCTCTTGAATACGACTTTCATTAGCAGCGATGGTCAGCGCATTGATAATTGCAATTTGTGCGTAACTGAGTTGCTGTAAGGTGTCTCTCGATGTCTGTTTCAGTTTTTCAGACAACTGTTCGCGAATGCGTTCAGTTTCCTGACGAACAACATCACGGATTTCATCCACTATACCAGATTGTTCTGCTTGTATTCTCTGTGCAAGGTTGGGATTCAAGGCAGGTCGTTCACCAGTAATGCCCCAGATAAGCTGATTCAATGGATTCGGGGTTTCTTTACGAAAATCAATCCAGTTGAATCCTTTTAAAAACGGAAGCAGTGTCGGAGTTTTTTCACATTCCGGCAGAACAACGGGAATAACCGGAGAATCTCGTTGAACAAATTGATCCAAAAAACCTTCGATCTCCATATTCTGCCACGGCCCCATTCCGCTTGGACCAACAAAAACTGCGGCGGTTTTTACTTTAGCAATTTGATCTTGCAGAACTCGCTGCCATCGTTTTCCGGGCTGCAAATCCCATTCGTCCAACCATGGCAGGATGCCGAACTGCAACAATATTTCTCCGATTCTTCTGACAGCCGGTTTGTCTGTGCTGTTATGACAAAGAAATACATCATAGTCTCCCTGTCTTCTTTTCTCATTCAATATCGCTTCTGGATTCATGGCTTGTGATTCCTGAAAAGTTGTTCTGTCAGCAGAAAAATGATTAGCCGTTGCTCGCTCAATCCTCGCTTTCGGCAGCACAGAAGAAGGATAAAAGAGAGAAGGCAATTCTCTCAAAAGCACTTCGGGTTCTCTTATCCCAGTATCAGACAACTCTCTTGCCATAGCAATAGCACGCTTTACTTTTGGCCCTGGAGATAGATCTAAAGCTTCCATAATTTCATTCGTAGTTACAGGTAGTATTGATCTGAAATGATCGAAAATATCACGCTCAATAATACGCGAAACTTCTCTTTTTAAAGATACATCCCCTGGTAACTTATCTAAAAAATCACGCCACTTAGAAATATTCTTATTGCGAAACTTTACAACATTTATCTTTTCACCCAGTTGAACCGCAGCATCAGTGATAATTTTATCGAATTCAACTGTAGGCCAATTCCTGTCAATACGCTGCTGTAAATCAAAAAATATAATATCGTTATCATCATCTGATGAAGCAATTGTTGACAAAACAGCACTACAGTAATCTGTCACTGATTTCACATCATCACATAATTTTTTAAAACACCATCCCCAGTGTTCTCTTTGCTTCGGAAGAGTGACTTGACAGGTTTTAAGAAACCATTGTGATATACTTTTTCTTTTGCGATCTTGATAATCAAGATTGTGAACAATACTGGTACGTAACTCATTAACTAATCGACGCGTGTCTATACAGAGTTGCTTTTTCAGTGGATCACCGATAGGAGGATTGATCTTCAATAAATATGGTATGCTTACACGGCCCACTTCAAAAAACAATATATAACAATAAATTGTCAAACGTAAAAATGCAGCTTCGTCATGTGCTCTCCCAGGCAGTCTACAGCTAAATTTCTCCAAAGCAGCTTCTGAAATATGCACACTTAATTCGTTCCGCAAATCTTCAACAGAAGAGTTTAGCTCTGAAAAACTCAACTTTTCCTCCCAACTCGTTTGGGTGAATCAGCAATTGGCCCTATATAATTAAATCCTATATGGAAATTATCTACAGACCTGCCATATGCCAATTCAATATCGGGAAAATCCACTTTTCTCATAAAAATACGACGATTTATCCCGGCAACATTAACTACAAACCTTCCTACCGTCTGCTCTCGTTCAATTCTCCCAGAAAATTTTTGTGCTGTCCCTTCAGAATCTGTTAATATATTCCGACGATAAACACGGCGAGGATCATTATTGTCCGTATCCATACTAAGATTACGCCAAAGACTCTTAGCGTGGTTCTCGTCACCAATCAACCATGTAATAACTGCTTCCAGATAGCGAAAAGCATAATCGCAATTCTCACCTGACGCTTGAATAATTGCTTGAACACTTGAAAGTATCTCTTTCTTTCCCTCCAAATCAAGTGGCAAAGGTGCTCGTTCTCCCCTTAACAGATGAGTATGAGTAGCGAAAATCCACCTGCACTGTAACAGATACCTGAGACAGCGTACATCAGCATTAATTTTCTCCAAATGATCTGTTAAAAAAAAGATAGCTTTTTCTGCTTTTTCAATATCTTCATTGGTTGG includes:
- a CDS encoding mannose-1-phosphate guanylyltransferase/mannose-6-phosphate isomerase, coding for MQIQPVILAGGTGTRLWPLSRELYPKQLLSLIGEHSLLQTTLIRVSLIPDALPPLIVVGEEHRFLTRTQVEELNLFPQYQLLLEPLGKDTAPAVCGAALFAQKHHEKDILLLVLPADHLIARPDDFIKAVTQAKKLAKQGKLATFGIVPDRPETGYGYIRRGEKHAVQSFVEKPDLATAEQYLADSSYFWNSGMFAFPVDLLLAELEEHTPDIVTCMKKAVKKGTPDGVFFRFDPKAMQQSPADSIDYALMEKTSQAVVVEADFGWNDIGSWSALWEITGKDPKGNVVSGDVLLEDVENCLIRSEDTLVAAVGLRNTLVVETSDAVLIAPLDRAQDVKRIVNKLKKSGRTEFHSHRTVYRPWGSYTTLEIHDRFQIKRITVTPGARLSSQMHHHRHEHWVVVRGTARVENGEQDILLREDESTYIPLGTTHRLENPGVIPLELIEIQIGSYLGEDDIVRFDDEYGRNA
- the mnmA gene encoding tRNA 2-thiouridine(34) synthase MnmA produces the protein MKKGTHPYTVGVAMSGGVDSTVAAAMLLEQGFSVHGFFMQLPLPGIEEQIHKVQKVADRLNIPLHLVDMEKDFRERVIAYFTDSYRQGQTPNPCVVCNREIKFGLLTEAMLAQGMDKTATGHYAGIRQVNDISDINGAALLRRGKDPKKDQSYFLCRLSSQQLQRTLFPLADHCKKDIFLRAQALGFTHFGGDESQDVCFLVHQDLATFLAQQGLKSTRGEIVTEDGRVLGSHQGIWQYTVGQRRGLGIPDATPWYVVGLDAKNNRVIIGKNDALFQRELVLSAMQWQLEPPASWKGKVQLRSRHRAAEAEVCPAENENWQVRFREPQRAVTPGQFAVLYQEDMVIGSGIILS
- a CDS encoding Crp/Fnr family transcriptional regulator, whose protein sequence is MIPLRIIGMASNATFIIYAVNAEVWPLLVLHTVLLPMNFFRLIQMRKLIEQVRSASEDNMSFEFMIPHMHKETFNKDEVVFRRGDMADKIYLLKSGILTVDELDIAIKPGEIFGEMGVFASEPIRGATLRCGSEVELLSMTDTQIKQLYYQNPQFGFYLIQLLLKRFSQNEGHGEENNIDAIPPEELMI
- a CDS encoding toll/interleukin-1 receptor domain-containing protein — translated: MSFSELNSSVEDLRNELSVHISEAALEKFSCRLPGRAHDEAAFLRLTIYCYILFFEVGRVSIPYLLKINPPIGDPLKKQLCIDTRRLVNELRTSIVHNLDYQDRKRKSISQWFLKTCQVTLPKQREHWGWCFKKLCDDVKSVTDYCSAVLSTIASSDDDNDIIFFDLQQRIDRNWPTVEFDKIITDAAVQLGEKINVVKFRNKNISKWRDFLDKLPGDVSLKREVSRIIERDIFDHFRSILPVTTNEIMEALDLSPGPKVKRAIAMARELSDTGIREPEVLLRELPSLFYPSSVLPKARIERATANHFSADRTTFQESQAMNPEAILNEKRRQGDYDVFLCHNSTDKPAVRRIGEILLQFGILPWLDEWDLQPGKRWQRVLQDQIAKVKTAAVFVGPSGMGPWQNMEIEGFLDQFVQRDSPVIPVVLPECEKTPTLLPFLKGFNWIDFRKETPNPLNQLIWGITGERPALNPNLAQRIQAEQSGIVDEIRDVVRQETERIREQLSEKLKQTSRDTLQQLSYAQIAIINALTIAANESRIQENDVAELLQAVSTLRNNLPAEHVAANILQSLPSIVDDPKVNVSNKLKVTLPIIPFLLSYEGECQLTSGCNLRLILQRVAEKIRL